From the genome of Geminicoccaceae bacterium:
TCTCCCATGAACAGCAATTCGGCCGATTTCTGGCTGCATCTCGACCACACGGACAGCAATGCGCGCCGCAAACTGGAACAGACCGGCCTCGAACCGGATGCGATCGCCGCCCTCCTAGACCCCGAAACACGTCCGCGGCGGGCCCATTTCGGCAATGGCGACGTGATCATCCTGCGCAGTGTCAACCAGTCTCCCGGCGCGGAAGTCGAGGACATGATCTCGCTGCGGATCTGGTTGACGAGGGAGCGGATCATCACCGTGGTCCTTAGGAACCTGCAACTCGTGACCGAGGCCCGCCAGCGCATCGCCGACGGAATGGGTGAAAGCAGCGCGCCCGACCTGTTCCTGTGGCTTGCCAACACCATCAGCGAACGGCTGAGGGAAACCGTCCGGTCAGCCGAGGTCGAGCTCGAGGATGCCGAGGACAAGATGCTCGAAACCTACGATGCCTCGCTCGCCAACGTGTTCAGGGAACAGCTCCGCCAGGCGGTGGCCCTGCGTCGCTACGCCGAACCGCAGCTTCAGGCGCTCAAGGACCTGCAGGACAATCCGCCCGACTGGATCAACAAGCCACGGCGGCTGCGGCTGCGGGAAATCGTCAACAATCACCAGCGATCCCTGGAAACCCTGATTGCCACTCGCGAACACATCAGCGCCGCACTCGATCAGTTGAACACGATGATCGCCGACCGCATGCAGCGCACCAGCCAGGCACTCACCATCGTCGCAACCATCTTCCTCCCGCTCAACCTCATCGGCGCCCTGTTCGGCACCAATGTGGGAGGCATACCCTATGGTGGCGATCCGATGGGCTTCTGGCTGCTCACCGGCGGCTTCACCCTCGCCTTTGCGATATTGCTGGTTGTCGCCTACACCTACCGCAATCGCTGGCTATGAGCGACATGGGCTGTATACAGCAGTGATCGCCCGCAATCAGCGATCAGCGCGGCAGGGTCGCGAGTGACAGGCAGCCCAGATCGAAGCCGGTTTCCGGATGCCCGTCGCCCGGCAGCGGATTCTCCCTGTTGCCGAGCGCCAGTGTATGCAGGCGCAGGCTGTCCATCAGTTCCTGGCGGTCGCGGATCGACGAGAGAGCATCGAAAGGCAGGGGCTGGCCTATATGCATGCGGATCTCATGCCCGATCTTGTTGCGGACTTCATTGAGCAGCATCGCTGCCCGCAATGCCGGATGAACAAGATTGGCAAGCTGGAAGACAAGGCTGTTGCGCCCCTCGGTGAAGACCGGAATGACCGTGGCCCGGGATTTCATGATCAGCCGTGCCGTGAAGGGCCGCCACGGCTCGTCAACGACGGCGCTGAACAGGGAGGGTGCGCTGGCCACGCAACCGGCAGGGAAGACCAGGATCGCGCCACCATCGGCAAGGTGAGCCTCGGCCCGGCGCCGCGTTTCGAGGTTGGTATCCCGGGCCTCACGGGTCAGCGAAAAATCGATCGGAATGATGCGACGGGCCGCTTCGGGTGCACGGCTCAGCAGACCATGTGCGATGACCCTGAAATCCCGCCGACGCGAACCGAGGAGGTGGCTCAGCGCGATTCCATCGACCACGCCGAAGGGATGGTTGGCGACCATCACGACCGGCCCGGTCGCCGGGATAGCCGCCAGACGATGCGATTCATGGACCAGCCTCAGACGCAGCAGTTCGACCGCCTGTTCGAAGAAGTCGCGGGACGGATCTTGGCGGCGGCAGAGGTCTTCGAGCCTGCGGCGGCCACTCAGTCGCTCGACGACGTCAATGATCGCACGCACCGCAAACGGGTCGGCCGGGTCGGCATAGCTGATCTTCATCGATTCGCTCCTGCTGCCTCAACGTCAGGAGGAACTGGCAGAAATCGGTGACACCGTCGGGACAGCCACACGACAGGACGGTGACAGAAGGCGGGACAGCCCGATGACAGGACATGCGCATCACCGCTTCGGCGTGCATCGAGTCGCGTGTGTTCCTGCTGCCATTGTGTCATATTCCGCCCATCGCAGGTTTTTCATGTCAGGGAGGATGTTCGATATGTGCGATCTGTGCGTCATGCAGTCCGTCAAGCAGCGCATGCTTTCACGA
Proteins encoded in this window:
- a CDS encoding lysophospholipid acyltransferase family protein; amino-acid sequence: MKISYADPADPFAVRAIIDVVERLSGRRRLEDLCRRQDPSRDFFEQAVELLRLRLVHESHRLAAIPATGPVVMVANHPFGVVDGIALSHLLGSRRRDFRVIAHGLLSRAPEAARRIIPIDFSLTREARDTNLETRRRAEAHLADGGAILVFPAGCVASAPSLFSAVVDEPWRPFTARLIMKSRATVIPVFTEGRNSLVFQLANLVHPALRAAMLLNEVRNKIGHEIRMHIGQPLPFDALSSIRDRQELMDSLRLHTLALGNRENPLPGDGHPETGFDLGCLSLATLPR